In Candidatus Woesearchaeota archaeon, a single window of DNA contains:
- a CDS encoding VWA domain-containing protein, translated as MKKVVTGNVGISVKEFSKAEELSGGLEKQNEEDKLMHSVLQADKDAIDDGKIISDSINQGLNSFTPDLMFDKIVSNYSLAKQLFGESIIRAIAGYDPRYIERNIKIPEFQRELKEKKLVDDEGAISDKGIELASLVLYTEELDNLMPKGILGEKIHKKQFIYGDAEDVESYKRGARYRDLAIKKTVKTAIRRSHDSIDEKDLKIFGRKARGSVYIIYGLDSSGSMKGKKIEIAKKAGIALAYKAINEKDKVGLIAFGTELKAVVAPTADFLMLIKEITKVRASMETNITATIKKAVELFSVKNATKHLILLTDALPTVGKNPEEEVLEAVSLARSNNITISIIGIGLDNKGKELAGRIAEIGEGRVYVVKDLEKLDKIILEEYYSLI; from the coding sequence TTGAAAAAGGTGGTTACCGGTAATGTAGGTATTTCTGTTAAAGAGTTTTCTAAAGCAGAGGAATTAAGCGGCGGCCTGGAAAAGCAAAATGAAGAAGATAAATTAATGCATTCTGTTCTTCAGGCGGATAAAGACGCAATAGATGATGGAAAAATAATATCAGATTCAATAAACCAGGGATTAAATTCTTTCACCCCTGATTTGATGTTCGATAAGATAGTCAGCAATTATTCTTTGGCTAAGCAGCTTTTCGGCGAGAGCATAATAAGGGCCATAGCAGGCTATGACCCCAGATACATTGAAAGAAACATAAAGATCCCGGAATTCCAGAGGGAATTAAAAGAAAAAAAGCTCGTTGATGATGAGGGAGCAATAAGCGACAAAGGCATCGAGCTTGCTTCTTTGGTTCTGTACACTGAAGAATTAGACAACCTGATGCCGAAGGGAATTTTAGGTGAAAAAATCCATAAAAAGCAATTCATCTACGGCGATGCAGAAGATGTCGAATCTTACAAAAGGGGCGCCCGCTACCGCGACTTGGCAATCAAAAAAACAGTAAAGACCGCAATAAGAAGAAGCCATGATTCTATTGATGAAAAAGATCTTAAAATTTTTGGGAGAAAAGCAAGGGGAAGCGTTTATATCATCTACGGCTTAGACAGCTCTGGCAGCATGAAAGGAAAAAAGATTGAAATTGCAAAAAAAGCAGGCATTGCCCTCGCTTACAAGGCAATCAATGAAAAAGACAAAGTCGGCTTAATAGCTTTCGGAACAGAATTGAAGGCAGTTGTAGCCCCTACAGCTGATTTTCTGATGCTGATAAAAGAAATAACAAAAGTAAGGGCGTCAATGGAAACAAACATAACAGCTACAATAAAAAAAGCAGTTGAACTATTTTCAGTCAAAAACGCAACAAAGCATCTGATCTTATTGACAGACGCTTTGCCGACAGTCGGCAAAAATCCTGAGGAAGAAGTTTTAGAAGCAGTTTCCCTTGCAAGAAGCAATAATATAACAATATCCATAATAGGCATAGGCCTTGACAATAAAGGAAAAGAATTAGCAGGCAGGATTGCAGAGATCGGAGAAGGAAGGGTGTATGTTGTGAAAGATCTGGAAAAACTGGACAAGATCATTCTTGAGGAGTATTATAGTCTGATTTAG